A single window of Sporosarcina sp. Marseille-Q4943 DNA harbors:
- a CDS encoding ABC transporter ATP-binding protein — MANKVLEVNDLSKIYKGAEYEVTALNKVSFELYTGELLAIMGTSGSGKSTLLNILGALDEPSSGKVFLNGKETKDFFKEPKATLYRRDNIGFIFQSFNLLKDLTVAENVGLPLILKGMEKKEVEQKVDEMLSLVGLAKWKLHRPIQLSGGQQQRVAISRALITSPPIVLADELTGNLDFNTTKDILNVLVDMKNRLNKSIIVVTHDPNVAMYSDRVLFFHDGKIVDEYKCQGNNNLQNILKKFQRIMEIGQ; from the coding sequence ATGGCTAATAAAGTATTAGAAGTTAATGATTTATCTAAGATCTATAAAGGAGCAGAATATGAAGTGACTGCCCTAAACAAGGTCTCTTTTGAGCTGTATACCGGAGAACTTCTTGCTATTATGGGGACAAGCGGTTCAGGTAAGAGTACGCTATTGAACATATTGGGGGCACTTGACGAGCCGTCTAGTGGGAAAGTGTTTCTAAATGGAAAAGAAACGAAGGACTTTTTTAAGGAACCAAAAGCTACTCTCTATAGAAGGGATAATATCGGGTTTATTTTCCAATCCTTCAATCTACTTAAGGATTTGACGGTTGCAGAGAATGTAGGGTTACCACTCATTTTAAAAGGCATGGAAAAAAAAGAAGTGGAACAAAAGGTAGATGAAATGCTGAGTCTTGTTGGACTCGCAAAATGGAAATTACATAGACCTATCCAACTCTCAGGAGGACAACAACAAAGAGTAGCTATCAGTAGGGCTCTGATCACTTCACCCCCGATCGTATTGGCGGATGAGCTCACTGGGAATTTGGATTTCAATACCACTAAGGATATTTTAAATGTTCTAGTTGATATGAAAAATCGTTTAAATAAAAGCATTATTGTAGTCACTCATGATCCAAACGTTGCAATGTATTCGGATAGGGTCCTTTTTTTCCATGATGGGAAAATCGTCGATGAATACAAGTGTCAGGGTAACAATAATTTACAAAACATTTTAAAGAAATTCCAAAGAATAATGGAGATAGGCCAATGA
- a CDS encoding methylated-DNA--[protein]-cysteine S-methyltransferase translates to MEQNNEDIVYWMLLNYGKWNIYMAATKEGLCYAGPHDAPFDELADWTKKRLPTHRLLEDTNVMEPYAGELIDYMEGKRKEFTIPLDLHGTPFQRSVWKALLEIPYGQTVSYSDIAERIQNPKSVRAVGAAIGANPLLITVPCHRVVGKDGSLTGFRGGLEMKKQLLNLEK, encoded by the coding sequence ATGGAGCAAAACAATGAAGATATCGTCTATTGGATGCTGTTGAACTATGGGAAGTGGAATATATACATGGCTGCAACGAAGGAAGGGCTTTGCTATGCCGGCCCGCACGATGCACCATTCGATGAGCTTGCTGATTGGACGAAGAAACGACTTCCTACGCATCGTCTGCTTGAAGACACGAATGTCATGGAGCCGTATGCAGGAGAACTCATTGACTACATGGAAGGTAAACGGAAAGAGTTTACAATACCACTGGATCTGCATGGGACCCCGTTTCAACGATCCGTCTGGAAAGCTTTGCTTGAAATACCGTATGGACAGACGGTTTCCTATTCGGATATAGCGGAAAGGATCCAAAATCCGAAATCTGTACGCGCAGTCGGAGCCGCAATTGGAGCTAATCCGCTTTTGATCACCGTTCCTTGCCATCGCGTCGTCGGGAAAGATGGGAGTTTGACCGGCTTTCGGGGTGGTTTGGAAATGAAGAAGCAATTATTGAATCTTGAAAAATAG
- a CDS encoding YusW family protein, whose product MKKIGTLSFAGALSLMLIGCGADGQKEEPTAKEETPVDVKEETIKEETPADMLQNMDELDYVEFELEVEYAGDHEYEAELETKSVGTVIAKIEDELNHVRKDGTEAFDELYPLVQKLTITQQTNKDEAIAEVLKTFNLPTDYTKFDLEITFNDGTKIEFDDKTNK is encoded by the coding sequence ATGAAAAAAATTGGTACATTATCATTTGCCGGTGCGCTATCTCTCATGTTGATCGGCTGTGGTGCGGATGGCCAAAAAGAAGAGCCAACCGCAAAAGAGGAGACTCCTGTGGATGTAAAAGAAGAGACTATAAAAGAGGAGACTCCTGCGGACATGCTGCAAAATATGGATGAACTAGATTATGTAGAATTTGAATTGGAAGTTGAATATGCAGGCGATCACGAGTACGAAGCGGAACTCGAGACGAAAAGCGTAGGCACTGTTATAGCTAAAATTGAAGATGAATTGAATCATGTCAGGAAAGATGGAACAGAGGCATTCGATGAGTTGTATCCTCTTGTTCAAAAGTTGACAATCACACAGCAAACGAACAAGGATGAAGCGATTGCAGAAGTATTGAAAACCTTCAACCTGCCGACTGACTATACAAAATTTGATCTGGAAATCACATTTAATGATGGAACGAAAATAGAATTTGATGACAAAACAAATAAATAA
- a CDS encoding DUF2785 domain-containing protein, protein MESLEVPMKAAELKKILMEIKSGRRTWEEESIVCIVQSMVEHIGSTDSELRDQLIYSSFYQLIREKNQLEHELLDELLELCLGDLLFKGIGENGTDSVFTRSFTTLLIALILYRDNEDNFLPQDMMLKIKDKLIDYINLENDLRGYISVKGWAHSIAHVTDAFEELVKSPKLDRKYYLEILKVLWSKVLVSTSVYIHNEDERILIPILEMINNGLKQADVITLLQHIPIELKTQKELIEEEEYWFLYFNCKAFLKSFYIKVNTNRELIPLKTSIEKCLLEISL, encoded by the coding sequence ATGGAAAGCTTAGAAGTTCCAATGAAGGCGGCTGAACTGAAAAAAATTTTAATGGAAATTAAGAGCGGGAGAAGAACTTGGGAAGAAGAAAGTATAGTTTGTATTGTCCAATCTATGGTTGAGCACATCGGGTCAACTGATAGTGAACTAAGAGACCAATTAATCTATAGTTCTTTTTATCAATTAATTAGAGAAAAAAATCAACTTGAGCATGAGTTATTAGATGAACTATTAGAATTGTGTTTAGGTGACTTGTTATTTAAAGGTATCGGGGAAAATGGAACTGATTCTGTTTTTACAAGGTCATTTACTACGCTATTAATAGCGCTTATTCTATATAGGGATAATGAGGACAATTTTCTTCCCCAAGATATGATGTTAAAAATAAAAGATAAATTAATCGATTATATTAACTTGGAGAATGATTTACGAGGATATATCTCTGTAAAAGGTTGGGCTCATAGTATAGCTCATGTAACCGACGCTTTTGAGGAACTCGTAAAAAGTCCAAAATTAGACAGGAAATATTACTTAGAAATATTAAAAGTATTATGGAGTAAGGTATTGGTTTCGACTAGTGTTTATATCCACAATGAAGATGAAAGGATATTAATTCCTATACTAGAAATGATAAATAACGGATTGAAACAAGCAGATGTAATAACATTATTACAACATATACCAATAGAACTTAAAACTCAAAAAGAACTGATCGAGGAAGAAGAGTATTGGTTCCTGTATTTTAACTGTAAGGCATTCTTAAAAAGTTTTTATATAAAGGTTAATACGAATCGTGAATTAATACCTTTAAAGACGAGTATTGAAAAGTGTCTATTGGAAATTTCTTTATAG
- a CDS encoding IS3 family transposase — protein sequence MYEFIEDHREEYSVTKMCQVLQVSRTGYYKWREKEKSPSQEKKEEAQVLISKIFYEKRQVYGSPRIKKELEKKEVFLAEKTVANYMRDLGLCALVPSKYKTTTNSNHNHPIYPNLLMRNFSADTPNRVWVADITYIWTIEGWLYLATVMDLFSRKIVGFNIQTDLSKELPKLALERALNFRSPAEGLIHHSDQGSQYASADYVDLLKEKKCKISMSRKGDCYDNACIESFHSTIKKELIYRTKFTTREEARMAVLDYIISFYNEKRSHSTLNYVSPNDYEKAYQTEKEKNAQQPPATFVEEQLSF from the coding sequence ATCTATGAGTTCATTGAAGATCATCGGGAGGAATACAGCGTGACAAAGATGTGCCAAGTACTCCAGGTTTCTAGGACCGGTTACTATAAATGGCGCGAGAAAGAAAAAAGCCCTTCCCAAGAGAAAAAGGAAGAGGCGCAAGTACTCATTAGTAAGATTTTTTACGAGAAGAGACAAGTTTATGGCAGCCCGCGAATCAAAAAAGAGTTGGAGAAGAAAGAGGTTTTTCTAGCTGAGAAGACCGTGGCCAACTATATGCGGGACCTTGGATTGTGTGCGTTGGTGCCATCAAAGTACAAGACGACGACAAACTCCAATCACAACCACCCAATCTACCCTAATCTACTGATGCGCAACTTCAGCGCAGACACCCCTAACAGGGTGTGGGTCGCCGATATCACCTATATCTGGACGATTGAAGGTTGGCTTTACCTGGCGACTGTCATGGATCTTTTTTCTCGGAAGATTGTCGGCTTTAATATTCAGACAGACCTATCCAAGGAACTGCCGAAACTGGCGCTTGAAAGAGCTCTAAACTTCCGCTCTCCTGCAGAAGGACTGATTCACCATTCCGATCAGGGGAGCCAGTATGCATCGGCTGATTACGTCGATCTTCTTAAGGAAAAGAAATGCAAAATCAGCATGAGCCGCAAAGGCGACTGTTACGACAATGCCTGTATAGAATCCTTTCATTCAACGATTAAGAAGGAGCTCATCTACCGTACAAAATTCACAACACGCGAAGAAGCTAGAATGGCTGTGCTGGACTATATCATCTCTTTCTATAATGAAAAACGAAGCCATTCCACTTTGAACTATGTATCACCGAACGATTATGAGAAGGCCTATCAGACTGAAAAGGAGAAAAACGCTCAACAACCACCCGCAACTTTCGTGGAAGAGCAGTTGTCTTTTTAA
- a CDS encoding helix-turn-helix domain-containing protein codes for MKVCPYLESCFEILGRRWNGLIIHYLSICPEFTAHFSDMKRDLPDITPRSLSMKLTELGEHGLVVKKVTEGTPVIISYHLSEKGQQLALALEPIHAWAQQHIELDVSDQTKEKGK; via the coding sequence ATTAAAGTATGTCCCTATTTAGAATCGTGTTTCGAAATTTTGGGAAGGCGTTGGAACGGGCTCATTATTCATTATTTGTCGATTTGCCCCGAGTTCACTGCTCATTTTTCCGATATGAAGCGTGACTTGCCTGATATTACCCCTCGGTCGCTTTCAATGAAATTGACCGAACTCGGTGAACATGGCTTAGTCGTAAAGAAAGTGACAGAAGGAACTCCTGTCATCATTTCGTATCATTTGTCCGAGAAAGGACAACAACTCGCCCTCGCTTTGGAGCCAATTCACGCTTGGGCACAGCAGCATATTGAACTTGATGTATCCGATCAAACAAAAGAAAAGGGGAAGTAA
- a CDS encoding metal-sensitive transcriptional regulator, protein MSETIKKTVQPNKQQLLNRLKRIEGQVRGVHQMIENDRYCVDILHQISAIQSAMNKVSLALLEDHTHHCVVKAIKGQDGEAAIQELMSVMKTMTK, encoded by the coding sequence ATGTCCGAAACGATAAAGAAAACGGTTCAACCGAATAAACAACAGTTATTAAATCGACTGAAACGGATCGAAGGGCAAGTGAGAGGCGTCCATCAAATGATCGAGAATGACCGATATTGTGTAGATATCCTGCACCAAATCAGTGCTATCCAGTCTGCCATGAACAAGGTTTCGCTAGCCCTATTGGAAGATCATACGCATCATTGCGTCGTGAAAGCGATAAAAGGGCAGGATGGCGAGGCGGCGATCCAAGAACTGATGAGCGTCATGAAAACGATGACCAAATAG
- the copZ gene encoding copper chaperone CopZ, with amino-acid sequence MKEVLKVEGMSCNHCVNSIEKSVGSLTGVSAVAVDLGKKEVSVEFENEATLQQIKETIEDQGYDIA; translated from the coding sequence ATGAAAGAAGTGCTAAAAGTAGAAGGAATGTCATGCAATCATTGCGTCAATTCAATTGAAAAAAGCGTAGGAAGCTTAACTGGCGTTTCTGCGGTTGCAGTTGATTTAGGCAAAAAGGAAGTATCTGTCGAGTTTGAAAACGAAGCGACGTTGCAGCAAATCAAAGAAACGATTGAAGATCAAGGCTATGACATCGCTTGA
- a CDS encoding DsbA family protein, whose protein sequence is MEKNNPMICDMATGICGPAGDDAGTMEFIDLSAPKKTIDLYYVTDPICSHCWALEPVLRKFVHQYGHYFNMHALMGGLLEKWGDDPVDSANGISGPSDVAGHWREVGEHSRMPIDGTVWYDNPISSSFIPSRVYKVIQGNHPELANTFLRRAREELFAFNKNIAQDDVLIDIVNQVGLDGEAIVSQSKLPEADTKLHEDFQLVRQLGVRGFPTIVMMNEEKKGVRIVGARTLEDYSNALQRLLPDETIEPERLSGLGQLLQEEKLLFSREIEEFYSIDKSEVETFAQKQLPQDTYNVSEILGEKYIHLT, encoded by the coding sequence ATGGAAAAAAACAATCCTATGATATGTGATATGGCAACAGGTATATGTGGGCCAGCTGGGGACGACGCGGGTACAATGGAATTCATCGATTTGTCAGCACCGAAAAAAACGATTGACCTTTATTATGTAACCGATCCGATCTGCTCGCATTGTTGGGCATTGGAACCGGTACTCCGAAAATTTGTCCATCAATACGGACATTACTTCAATATGCACGCGCTTATGGGTGGATTACTTGAGAAATGGGGGGATGATCCGGTCGATTCTGCAAACGGGATATCAGGACCGTCTGATGTCGCTGGTCACTGGAGGGAAGTCGGTGAACATTCGCGCATGCCGATCGATGGAACCGTTTGGTATGATAACCCGATCTCATCTTCTTTTATTCCTTCTCGGGTCTACAAGGTGATTCAAGGCAACCATCCTGAGCTAGCTAATACATTTTTACGCCGGGCGAGGGAGGAACTTTTCGCATTCAATAAAAACATTGCACAAGACGATGTCTTAATCGATATTGTCAATCAAGTTGGGCTGGATGGGGAGGCAATCGTTTCGCAATCCAAGCTTCCGGAAGCAGACACTAAATTACATGAAGACTTCCAGCTCGTCCGCCAGTTAGGTGTCCGTGGATTTCCGACAATCGTCATGATGAATGAAGAGAAAAAAGGCGTTCGGATTGTCGGTGCACGCACTTTGGAAGATTACTCGAATGCACTACAACGATTGCTGCCAGATGAAACGATCGAACCGGAACGACTTTCGGGGTTAGGTCAATTGCTTCAAGAGGAAAAATTATTGTTCTCACGCGAAATCGAAGAATTTTATTCGATTGATAAAAGTGAAGTAGAGACATTTGCACAGAAACAATTGCCGCAAGATACTTACAACGTTAGTGAGATTCTTGGCGAAAAATACATTCATCTAACATAA
- a CDS encoding heavy metal translocating P-type ATPase, with amino-acid sequence MATTEKTLKINGMTCAACANRIEKGLSKIEGVEKANVNFAMENSTIVFDPDKTNVDEFKSRIEKLGYSVTPDKTEFDVSGMTCAACATKIERRINKMDGVSNATVNFALETLTVDYDSGQTSPTEMMANVKKMGYELIPKSDGKEKLDHKEQEIKNQYRKVIFSAILTLPLLWTMVAHFEFLSFLYLPAILMNPWVQLALATPVQFIVGAQFYKGAYNSLRNLSANMDVLVALGTSAAYFYSLYLTFEWLNAGSVGHPELYFEASAVIITLIVLGKLFEVRAKGKTSQAIQKLLGLQAKTARILKDGVEQEIPIEEVVTGDIILVKPGEKIPVDGAIISGESAIDESMITGESIPVDKVVGDSVIGATINKNGSLQIKATKVGKDSALSQIVKVVEEAQGSKAEIQRLADKISGIFVPIVVGIAILTFLIWYFVVTPGDFRSSLIPTISILVIACPCALGLATPTSIMAGSGRAAEMGLLFKGGEHLENTRSIDTVVLDKTGTVTKGQPALTDIIVSEGFAEQDVLQWVASAENQSEHPLAQAIVTGAKEKGIELIEPEAFKALPGYGIEAEVAGKQLFVGTRRLMRSRDVALHDSESIMVKMENEGKTAMLIAVDGKLAGVVAVADTVKETSKEAIRRMQELGLDVIMLTGDNQHTAEAIGRQVGLTHIIAEVLPDQKSDKIQQLQAEGKKVAMVGDGINDAPALAMADIGMAVGTGTDIAIEAADVTLMRGDLNSVADAFIMSRKTMRNIKQNLFFAFFYNTIGIPVAAVGLLAPWVAGAAMAFSSVSVVLNALRLQRVKL; translated from the coding sequence ATGGCAACAACAGAAAAAACCTTAAAAATTAACGGGATGACTTGTGCGGCATGTGCGAACCGGATTGAAAAGGGTTTATCTAAAATAGAAGGCGTCGAAAAGGCGAATGTCAACTTTGCAATGGAGAACTCCACAATCGTTTTTGATCCAGATAAAACGAATGTCGATGAATTCAAGTCAAGGATTGAAAAATTAGGTTATAGTGTTACCCCGGATAAGACTGAATTTGATGTGTCAGGCATGACATGTGCGGCTTGCGCAACGAAAATTGAAAGGCGCATCAATAAAATGGATGGAGTTTCAAATGCTACGGTCAATTTTGCACTTGAGACACTGACTGTCGATTATGACAGTGGGCAAACAAGCCCTACCGAAATGATGGCAAATGTGAAGAAAATGGGTTATGAATTGATTCCGAAATCTGATGGCAAGGAAAAGTTGGACCATAAGGAACAAGAAATCAAGAATCAATACCGGAAAGTCATCTTCTCCGCAATTCTTACCTTGCCGTTATTATGGACGATGGTGGCGCATTTTGAATTCCTATCTTTCCTTTACTTGCCGGCAATCCTTATGAATCCATGGGTACAGCTGGCACTTGCGACGCCTGTCCAATTTATCGTTGGCGCACAGTTTTATAAAGGTGCCTATAACTCATTGAGAAACTTAAGTGCGAATATGGATGTGCTAGTTGCGCTTGGAACGAGTGCTGCCTATTTTTACAGTCTTTATTTAACCTTCGAATGGTTGAACGCGGGCAGTGTCGGTCATCCGGAGCTGTACTTTGAAGCATCCGCTGTCATTATTACACTCATCGTTCTCGGTAAATTATTTGAAGTGCGTGCCAAGGGGAAAACGAGCCAGGCGATTCAAAAACTTCTCGGCTTGCAGGCAAAAACTGCACGAATTCTGAAAGATGGCGTCGAACAAGAGATTCCCATCGAAGAAGTGGTGACCGGGGACATCATCCTCGTCAAACCAGGTGAAAAAATACCTGTCGATGGAGCAATCATCTCTGGTGAATCGGCGATTGATGAATCGATGATTACGGGTGAAAGTATTCCAGTCGATAAGGTTGTTGGAGACTCTGTCATTGGCGCTACCATTAATAAGAACGGATCGTTGCAAATTAAAGCGACGAAAGTCGGGAAAGATAGCGCATTATCGCAAATTGTCAAAGTGGTCGAGGAAGCGCAAGGCTCAAAAGCGGAAATTCAGAGGTTGGCGGATAAAATATCGGGCATCTTCGTTCCTATCGTTGTCGGAATCGCAATTCTGACGTTCCTCATCTGGTATTTTGTCGTAACACCAGGTGATTTCCGATCATCACTCATTCCGACCATTTCCATTTTAGTTATTGCATGTCCGTGTGCGCTCGGTTTAGCAACACCGACGTCGATCATGGCTGGTTCGGGTCGAGCTGCTGAAATGGGATTGCTCTTCAAAGGCGGCGAGCACCTTGAAAATACACGCTCCATTGACACAGTTGTCTTAGATAAAACAGGAACTGTTACAAAAGGTCAACCAGCATTAACGGATATCATCGTGTCTGAAGGATTTGCTGAACAAGATGTATTGCAATGGGTTGCATCAGCAGAGAACCAATCTGAGCATCCATTGGCACAGGCGATTGTAACGGGTGCCAAAGAAAAAGGCATTGAACTGATTGAACCAGAAGCTTTCAAAGCGCTTCCTGGATACGGAATTGAGGCGGAAGTTGCCGGAAAGCAACTGTTTGTAGGAACGCGAAGATTAATGCGCAGCCGCGACGTAGCCCTTCACGATAGTGAATCCATAATGGTGAAGATGGAGAACGAAGGGAAAACGGCGATGCTCATCGCAGTCGACGGGAAACTCGCGGGTGTTGTCGCGGTTGCGGATACTGTGAAGGAAACGTCCAAAGAGGCGATCCGAAGAATGCAGGAGCTCGGTCTCGACGTCATTATGCTAACGGGAGACAACCAACATACTGCAGAAGCCATCGGGCGGCAAGTTGGATTGACGCATATTATTGCAGAAGTTCTTCCTGACCAGAAAAGCGATAAAATCCAGCAATTGCAAGCCGAAGGGAAGAAAGTCGCGATGGTCGGCGACGGCATCAATGACGCACCGGCACTTGCTATGGCGGATATCGGTATGGCTGTTGGGACAGGGACGGATATTGCGATTGAAGCGGCTGACGTTACGCTCATGCGCGGCGATCTGAACAGTGTAGCAGATGCATTTATCATGAGTCGGAAAACGATGCGCAACATTAAGCAGAACTTGTTTTTCGCCTTCTTCTACAATACGATCGGCATACCAGTAGCCGCAGTTGGCCTGTTAGCCCCATGGGTTGCGGGCGCTGCAATGGCATTCAGCTCAGTATCAGTCGTACTGAATGCGCTTAGGCTGCAACGAGTGAAGTTGTAA
- a CDS encoding ABC transporter permease, with the protein MIYSKFGLPMRFFRTNILITITSIIGIILSVSLIISMTLFSLNAKQTLQNEVTKMYGNMDISVGYENGSEKFIDKTFLSAIKSNDNIEQVSSVLISQLTLDTSESKADFYTVGVKNDDLSKSRYHFKQNVDENEIIVNEGLADALGKETGSSLEVEGKSFKLVETLEDLNSTGLTPDIILVSHQTLQEIMSKKNNQDIEATYLLIKAKEDVDKLSLANEIIEIDKDLRIEIAEEDPFLKSNFESLNIFIVVLSFLIIIVTSLLIISNFEVFLYKYKNQFAIMRSIGATTKQLFLIVLVQSSFITVIGSILGLSVAIFSNNYLHEWLEKIFSFTISHVDFNFKLGLLITLICMLIIQLFLVVPAIRITKVLPLKVIQDNEESNFKTFKYNRFWGKVFLVSSLIIIALGKFLASEEDNQVMSILLAAILLVAGIFILFPIYLSPILMRLAPLIKRCLGNASYIAIKNLLPQVKKNTFVILTISTMMIIAVFGSIMLNTVQKNEEKYLKEQFPTSIVLKSRLGLNSTIDPIELQSEAERIDGIDKTSSISTKAGAEMISGHQNISFDYTLGDLQSMEEMGLLPVLQDDGEKFIAVSERFSKKHNLKTGDIFEIGQYSEREQRVSSSGNYKIAAIVTTLKESDVYIDWYEDDFRSDFTVFNKLYVEGKNVGQVIDELEQLRQRFPEIQINSYEESLKKSKDMFYQRWSIFIVVISVMLISVIIGVFNTLINNINSKRKEFAILRTISLSKGGIINVILTQIILYLLIGLSLGLLTGILLTFVISLIDPGKLHINFTIIGLMAGVMIVMALVIFIPFASRLGNKKITLELNQDSK; encoded by the coding sequence ATGATTTATTCGAAATTCGGCTTACCCATGCGTTTTTTCAGAACGAATATATTAATTACTATCACCTCTATAATTGGTATTATTTTATCTGTATCTTTGATCATTTCAATGACGCTGTTCTCTTTGAATGCAAAACAAACTTTGCAGAATGAAGTTACGAAAATGTATGGCAATATGGATATATCTGTTGGTTATGAAAACGGCAGTGAAAAGTTTATTGATAAAACCTTTTTGAGTGCTATAAAATCAAATGACAATATAGAACAGGTATCAAGTGTTTTGATTTCACAACTCACGCTAGATACGAGTGAGTCAAAAGCTGATTTTTACACAGTCGGAGTAAAGAATGACGACTTATCGAAAAGTAGGTATCACTTTAAGCAAAACGTAGACGAAAATGAAATCATTGTGAATGAAGGATTAGCTGACGCATTAGGTAAAGAGACTGGAAGCAGTTTAGAAGTTGAAGGGAAAAGTTTCAAACTGGTTGAAACTTTAGAAGACCTTAACTCAACAGGACTCACTCCTGATATCATTTTGGTTTCGCATCAAACACTCCAAGAAATTATGTCTAAAAAAAACAATCAAGATATTGAGGCAACTTACTTATTGATAAAAGCAAAGGAAGACGTGGATAAATTATCTTTAGCTAACGAAATTATAGAGATTGATAAAGACTTAAGAATTGAAATTGCAGAAGAAGACCCCTTCCTTAAAAGTAATTTTGAATCCTTGAATATATTTATAGTAGTATTGTCCTTTTTAATTATCATAGTGACGTCACTATTAATTATTTCAAACTTTGAAGTTTTTCTGTACAAGTATAAGAATCAATTTGCGATTATGAGGTCAATCGGTGCAACTACTAAGCAATTATTTTTAATTGTTTTGGTTCAAAGCTCTTTTATAACAGTGATCGGTTCAATTCTCGGACTAAGCGTAGCGATCTTTAGTAACAATTATCTTCATGAATGGCTTGAAAAAATATTCTCATTTACTATATCTCATGTTGACTTTAATTTTAAATTAGGATTGTTAATAACATTGATATGTATGTTAATTATTCAATTATTCTTGGTGGTTCCAGCAATTAGAATTACGAAAGTTCTACCACTTAAGGTCATTCAGGACAATGAGGAAAGTAATTTTAAAACGTTCAAATATAATAGGTTTTGGGGAAAGGTATTTCTTGTAAGTAGCTTAATTATTATAGCGTTAGGGAAATTCCTAGCAAGTGAAGAAGACAACCAGGTAATGAGCATATTACTGGCTGCCATTTTATTAGTAGCAGGAATATTCATCCTGTTCCCAATCTATTTGTCACCTATACTAATGCGACTGGCACCATTAATTAAAAGATGTTTGGGCAACGCTTCCTATATTGCAATCAAAAATCTTCTACCTCAAGTCAAAAAGAATACTTTTGTGATTTTAACCATCAGTACTATGATGATTATTGCTGTGTTTGGTTCCATCATGCTAAATACAGTCCAAAAAAATGAGGAAAAGTATTTAAAAGAACAGTTTCCTACAAGTATTGTTTTGAAGAGCCGTCTTGGGCTAAACTCAACTATTGACCCTATCGAATTGCAATCAGAGGCAGAGAGAATTGATGGAATTGACAAGACTAGCTCAATAAGCACCAAAGCTGGAGCTGAAATGATTAGCGGACATCAAAATATCTCATTTGATTACACTTTAGGAGACCTTCAATCTATGGAGGAAATGGGATTGCTTCCTGTATTGCAGGACGATGGCGAAAAGTTTATTGCAGTATCAGAGAGGTTTTCAAAGAAACATAATTTAAAAACTGGGGATATCTTCGAGATTGGACAATACTCAGAAAGAGAACAAAGGGTAAGCAGTTCGGGGAATTATAAAATCGCAGCAATCGTCACTACACTTAAAGAATCTGATGTCTATATAGACTGGTATGAGGACGATTTCAGATCTGATTTTACTGTTTTTAATAAACTATATGTCGAAGGGAAAAATGTAGGTCAAGTAATTGATGAACTCGAGCAATTAAGGCAACGTTTTCCTGAAATTCAAATTAATAGTTATGAGGAATCCCTAAAAAAATCTAAAGACATGTTTTATCAAAGATGGTCCATTTTTATTGTTGTTATTTCTGTTATGTTAATAAGCGTCATCATCGGGGTATTTAATACGCTAATTAACAACATTAATTCAAAAAGGAAAGAGTTTGCAATATTAAGGACCATTTCATTGAGCAAAGGCGGAATAATTAACGTCATTCTAACGCAAATCATTCTGTATCTCCTAATTGGATTATCGTTAGGGCTCCTGACTGGCATATTATTAACTTTTGTTATTTCCTTAATTGATCCAGGTAAGCTGCACATCAATTTCACAATCATAGGTTTGATGGCGGGGGTAATGATAGTAATGGCCCTTGTGATTTTTATACCATTTGCATCCCGTTTAGGGAATAAGAAAATCACTTTAGAATTAAATCAAGACAGTAAATGA